One window of the Archangium primigenium genome contains the following:
- a CDS encoding GNAT family N-acetyltransferase, whose translation MTLRPVSEEDLPRFFEHQRDPDALRMAAFSSRERDAFLTHWRTKVLRPENVTRTILVDGVVAGYVSSWDQDTQRLIAYWVGREHWGQGLATRALAAFLALEPIRPLHAWVAQHNGASIRVLEKCGFRPVAQAQPEHEDGIAEVLMRLGPP comes from the coding sequence ATGACCCTGCGCCCCGTTTCGGAGGAAGACCTCCCGCGCTTCTTCGAACACCAACGCGACCCCGACGCGCTGCGGATGGCCGCCTTCTCCTCGCGCGAGCGCGACGCCTTCCTGACCCACTGGCGCACGAAGGTCCTCCGCCCCGAGAACGTGACCCGCACGATCCTCGTGGACGGAGTCGTGGCGGGCTACGTCAGCAGTTGGGACCAGGACACCCAGCGGCTCATCGCCTATTGGGTGGGCCGCGAGCACTGGGGCCAAGGCCTCGCGACGCGGGCGCTCGCGGCGTTCCTGGCGCTCGAGCCGATACGTCCCCTGCATGCGTGGGTCGCCCAGCACAACGGGGCGTCGATCCGCGTCCTCGAGAAGTGCGGCTTCCGCCCCGTGGCCCAAGCGCAGCCGGAGCACGAGGACGGCATCGCCGAGGTGCTCATGCGGCTGGGACCCCCCTAG